One region of Armatimonadota bacterium genomic DNA includes:
- a CDS encoding NAD+ synthase: MRTLRVALAQINPVVGDLEGNVRRIVERLRQARELGADVVLFPELAVTGYPPEDLVLKPDFVEGNLRAVEEIAAHTTDLVAVVGFVDRATYLYNAAAVCADGRIAGVYHKRLLPNYGVFDEKRYFAPGTTVPVFRLGELPVAVNICEDIWFPDGPLAVQAQAGALIAFNINGSPYHRGKWREREEMLRTRARDHGVVLCYVNVVGGQDELVFDGGSVVIDQEGKVLARGPQFEEALVVCDVDVARAKRLRARRTGVEESDRFPLQAPPVSVVELEALRDRPRPPVAPFLAEPLPDLEEVYRALVVGTRDYVRKNGFHQVVVGLSGGIDSSLVAVIAMDALGPENVWGVSMPSPYTSGESVRYAEELARNLGIRLLVLPIGEVFQSYLETLAAPFAGTQPNEAEENIQARIRGNLLMALTNKFGGIVLTTGNKSELSVGYATLYGDMAGGFAVLKDVPKTLVYALARHRNARHPVIPEGVFLRPPTAELRPGQTDQEKLPPYEVLDPILELYVEQDTPPEDIVRAGFDPETVAKVVRMVDRSEYKRRQAPPGVKITPKAFGRDRRLPITSWYRPWTQMETAAGTARDAR, from the coding sequence GTGCGGACCCTGCGGGTGGCGCTCGCGCAGATCAACCCCGTGGTGGGAGACCTGGAGGGCAACGTCCGCCGCATCGTGGAGCGGTTGCGACAGGCCCGGGAGCTTGGTGCGGACGTGGTGCTCTTCCCGGAGCTCGCGGTCACCGGCTACCCGCCGGAGGACCTCGTGCTCAAGCCGGACTTCGTGGAGGGGAACCTGCGGGCGGTGGAGGAGATCGCGGCCCACACCACGGACCTGGTGGCGGTGGTGGGGTTTGTGGACCGCGCCACGTACCTGTACAACGCGGCCGCGGTGTGCGCGGACGGCCGGATCGCGGGGGTGTACCACAAGCGGCTGTTGCCCAACTATGGGGTCTTCGACGAGAAACGGTACTTCGCACCGGGGACGACGGTGCCCGTCTTCCGACTGGGAGAACTCCCCGTGGCGGTGAACATCTGCGAGGACATCTGGTTTCCGGACGGCCCCCTCGCGGTGCAGGCCCAGGCTGGGGCGCTGATCGCTTTCAACATCAACGGCTCCCCCTATCACCGGGGCAAGTGGCGGGAGCGGGAGGAGATGCTCCGCACCCGGGCCCGGGACCACGGGGTGGTCCTGTGCTACGTGAACGTAGTGGGCGGACAGGACGAGCTGGTCTTCGACGGCGGCAGCGTGGTGATAGACCAGGAAGGGAAAGTCCTGGCCCGGGGCCCACAGTTCGAGGAGGCCCTGGTGGTGTGCGACGTGGACGTGGCCCGGGCCAAGCGCCTGCGGGCCCGTCGCACGGGGGTGGAGGAGAGCGACCGGTTCCCGCTCCAGGCTCCACCCGTCTCCGTGGTGGAGCTGGAGGCGCTGCGGGACCGTCCCCGGCCCCCCGTGGCGCCCTTCCTGGCGGAACCCTTACCGGACCTGGAGGAGGTGTACCGGGCCCTGGTGGTAGGGACCCGGGACTACGTGCGGAAGAACGGGTTCCACCAGGTGGTGGTGGGGCTCTCGGGCGGGATCGACTCTTCCCTGGTGGCCGTCATCGCCATGGATGCCTTGGGGCCGGAGAACGTCTGGGGCGTGTCCATGCCCTCCCCGTACACCTCCGGGGAGAGCGTGCGGTACGCGGAGGAGCTGGCCCGCAACCTGGGGATCCGTCTCTTGGTGCTCCCCATCGGGGAGGTCTTCCAGAGCTATCTGGAGACGCTCGCGGCGCCTTTCGCGGGCACACAGCCCAACGAGGCGGAGGAGAACATCCAGGCCCGCATCCGCGGAAACCTCCTCATGGCCCTCACCAACAAGTTCGGGGGGATCGTGCTCACCACGGGCAACAAGAGCGAGCTGAGCGTGGGGTATGCCACCCTGTACGGGGACATGGCCGGCGGGTTCGCGGTGCTGAAGGACGTGCCGAAAACCTTGGTGTACGCCCTGGCCCGCCACCGGAACGCCAGGCATCCCGTCATCCCGGAGGGGGTGTTCCTGCGCCCACCCACCGCGGAGCTGCGGCCGGGCCAGACGGATCAGGAGAAGCTTCCGCCCTACGAGGTACTCGATCCCATCCTGGAGCTCTACGTGGAGCAGGACACGCCACCGGAGGACATCGTGCGGGCGGGGTTCGATCCCGAGACCGTGGCGAAGGTGGTGCGGATGGTGGACCGCAGCGAGTACAAGCGCCGACAGGCCCCGCCCGGTGTGAAGATCACGCCCAAGGCCTTCGGACGCGACCGGCGGCTTCCCATCACCTCCTGGTACCGGCCGTGGACCCAGATGGAGACCGCGGCCGGCACGGCCCGGGACGCCCGCTGA
- a CDS encoding dipeptidase — protein MDRALAYARQHRDRFLEELGDWLRIPSISALPEHDADCERAAHWLGDRLRRTGMRVEVIPSSRHHPLVYAEWLGASDAPTVLVYGHYDVQPVDPLELWHSPPFEPTVRGDRLYARGASDDKGQVFAVVAALEALLATDGLPVNVKLLVEGEEESSGAEVSAYVPRHRRKLAADCALVMDSAFFDRGIPAITVGLRGILYEEVTWQGPETDLHSGLYGGAVPNPFHEAVRLLGSLWDRRGRVRLPGFYRRVRPPTEEERRAWQELALDEAEFARRIGARGVAGEEGFSVLERLWARPTFEIHGLAGGFTGSGAKTVLPARCTAKVSMRLVPDQDPDRIHRAFERYILRRTHPVYRVEVRKLYAGRPWVISPQQPAVQAAARAWREAFGAEVRFIRQGGSVPVVELLARTLKLPVVVTGFGLPDDNLHAPNEKVELPLLWGGVEAVIRFFHHLRGIPRPAPAEPLTPL, from the coding sequence ATGGACCGAGCCCTCGCATACGCCCGCCAGCATCGCGACCGGTTCCTGGAGGAACTCGGGGACTGGCTGCGGATTCCCAGCATCAGCGCGCTCCCGGAGCACGATGCGGACTGCGAGCGGGCCGCCCACTGGCTCGGGGACCGGCTGCGGAGAACGGGGATGCGGGTGGAGGTGATCCCTTCCAGCCGGCACCATCCCCTCGTGTACGCGGAGTGGCTGGGTGCTTCAGACGCTCCTACCGTGCTCGTGTACGGCCACTACGACGTGCAGCCCGTAGATCCCCTGGAGCTGTGGCATTCCCCACCCTTTGAGCCCACGGTGCGGGGGGATCGGCTCTACGCCCGGGGTGCTTCGGACGACAAGGGGCAGGTCTTCGCGGTGGTGGCGGCCCTGGAGGCCCTGCTCGCCACGGACGGACTTCCCGTGAACGTGAAGCTGCTGGTGGAGGGAGAGGAGGAGAGCAGCGGGGCGGAGGTCTCCGCCTACGTACCCCGGCACCGGCGAAAGCTCGCGGCGGACTGCGCCCTCGTGATGGACTCCGCCTTCTTCGACCGGGGGATCCCCGCCATCACCGTGGGGCTGCGGGGGATCCTGTACGAGGAGGTGACCTGGCAGGGGCCCGAGACAGATCTCCACTCCGGCCTCTACGGCGGCGCCGTCCCCAACCCCTTTCATGAGGCGGTGCGGCTGTTGGGGTCGCTGTGGGATCGTCGCGGCCGCGTGCGTCTGCCGGGCTTTTACCGGCGCGTGCGGCCGCCCACCGAGGAGGAGCGCCGCGCCTGGCAGGAGCTCGCCCTCGATGAGGCGGAGTTCGCGCGCCGGATCGGCGCCCGAGGCGTGGCGGGGGAAGAGGGGTTCTCGGTGCTGGAACGGCTGTGGGCACGGCCCACGTTTGAGATCCACGGACTGGCCGGAGGCTTTACCGGATCGGGGGCCAAGACCGTGCTCCCCGCCCGGTGCACCGCGAAGGTGAGCATGCGCCTGGTGCCTGACCAGGATCCCGATCGGATCCACCGGGCCTTCGAACGGTACATCCTGCGTCGGACCCACCCCGTCTATCGGGTCGAGGTCCGGAAGCTGTATGCGGGACGGCCCTGGGTCATCTCTCCCCAACAGCCCGCCGTACAGGCCGCGGCCCGGGCATGGCGGGAGGCATTCGGAGCAGAGGTCCGGTTCATCCGTCAAGGGGGGTCCGTGCCCGTGGTGGAGTTGCTGGCCCGTACCCTGAAGTTGCCCGTGGTGGTCACCGGATTCGGACTCCCGGACGACAACCTCCACGCGCCCAACGAGAAGGTGGAGCTTCCCCTCCTGTGGGGCGGGGTAGAGGCGGTGATCCGGTTCTTCCACCACCTCCGGGGGATCCCGCGGCCAGCGCCAGCCGAACCCCTGACGCCTCTGTGA
- a CDS encoding ornithine cyclodeaminase family protein produces MSAIWLAEEDISRLLPLPEAIRVLEEAFRAKAAGEAVNVPRTRVVTPEGVLHVMSAGWISGGVMGLKAYTTSPAGARFVVLLYATDGRLLAGMEADVLGQRRTGAASGLATRYMARPEASVVAVIGSGWQARTQLAAVCAVRSVREARVYSRTPQRREAFAREMSEQLAIPVRAVPSGEEAVTGADVICTITTAREPVLRGRWLHPGVHINAAGVNWPDRRELDGEAVRRAHRIAVDDLAQAQMECGDLVQAEREGVFRWEQAVELSDIVAGRVPGRGDPREITLFASQGIALEDVAVAKLVYERAREEGVGRPFAEFRGR; encoded by the coding sequence GTGAGCGCCATTTGGCTTGCCGAGGAAGACATCTCGCGCCTGCTCCCGCTTCCGGAGGCCATCCGGGTGCTGGAGGAAGCCTTCCGCGCGAAGGCGGCGGGAGAGGCCGTCAACGTCCCGCGTACCCGGGTGGTGACCCCTGAGGGGGTGCTCCACGTGATGTCTGCGGGGTGGATCTCGGGGGGCGTGATGGGGTTGAAGGCGTACACCACTTCCCCAGCGGGAGCGCGATTTGTGGTGCTGCTGTACGCTACGGACGGTCGGCTCCTGGCCGGCATGGAGGCGGACGTGCTGGGGCAGCGACGAACAGGTGCCGCCAGTGGGCTTGCCACCCGGTACATGGCCCGTCCGGAGGCCTCCGTGGTCGCGGTGATCGGGAGCGGCTGGCAGGCGAGGACCCAGCTGGCCGCGGTGTGTGCGGTGCGCTCCGTCCGGGAGGCCCGGGTCTACAGCCGCACGCCCCAGCGCCGTGAGGCCTTCGCGCGGGAGATGTCGGAGCAGCTCGCAATCCCCGTGCGGGCCGTGCCCTCCGGAGAGGAAGCTGTGACGGGCGCGGACGTGATCTGCACCATCACCACGGCCCGGGAGCCGGTCCTGCGGGGTCGATGGCTGCATCCCGGGGTGCACATCAATGCGGCGGGCGTCAACTGGCCGGATCGCCGGGAGCTGGACGGGGAGGCGGTGCGGCGGGCCCACCGCATTGCGGTGGACGATCTTGCCCAGGCGCAGATGGAGTGCGGGGATCTGGTGCAGGCGGAACGGGAAGGAGTCTTCCGGTGGGAGCAGGCGGTGGAGCTCTCGGACATCGTGGCGGGAAGGGTCCCCGGGCGCGGGGACCCGCGGGAGATCACCCTCTTTGCCTCGCAGGGGATTGCCCTGGAGGACGTGGCCGTGGCGAAGCTGGTCTACGAACGGGCCCGTGAGGAGGGTGTGGGCCGCCCCTTCGCGGAATTCCGCGGGAGGTAG
- a CDS encoding leucyl aminopeptidase yields MQVMLSNIRPEQASCDALAILIEEQALEAALEDLDRALDGWIREAVRLTGFGGKQDRTLWLFTHGKIPPPRLVLVGMGRPKVGSAWTEALRRAAAVAVREARSQRVRHLAVWTPRLPPQALGAVVEGLYLGAYRYEAYRTFEEPQLERVQILGGTDAERRRALHRGQVLAEATCFARDLVNAPPNEVTPPALARIARRIARERDLRIRVYGPLQLQRMGAGAILAVGRGSRQPPQLIVLEYRPPRANRTVVIAGKGVTFDAGGLDLKTAEGMETMKSDCAGAAAVLAAMRALPALRVPHRVVGIVGAVENLLGESAMKPGDIVRALNGKTIEITNTDAEGRVVLADALSYAARYRPDAIVDLATLTGSAIVALGYHAAAILGNDRALIQDLIRAGEAAGERLWELPLYEEFREAIRSEVADLKNSAGRYGGAQKGAAFIAEFVGDRPWAHLDIAGVAFLDKAEGQAPHLPKGATGFGVRTLLNWLAPPEET; encoded by the coding sequence ATGCAGGTGATGCTCTCGAACATCCGACCCGAGCAGGCCTCGTGCGATGCCCTGGCCATCTTGATAGAGGAGCAGGCACTGGAAGCTGCCCTCGAGGATCTGGACCGAGCCCTGGACGGATGGATCCGGGAGGCTGTGCGCCTGACGGGGTTTGGAGGCAAGCAGGACCGGACGCTGTGGCTATTCACCCACGGAAAGATCCCTCCCCCCCGCTTGGTGCTGGTAGGAATGGGGCGGCCGAAGGTCGGATCCGCCTGGACGGAGGCCCTGCGCCGGGCTGCCGCGGTGGCCGTCCGCGAGGCCCGGTCCCAGCGGGTACGCCACCTGGCGGTATGGACACCGCGGCTCCCCCCGCAGGCCCTGGGGGCCGTGGTGGAGGGCTTGTACCTGGGCGCGTACCGGTACGAGGCCTACAGGACCTTCGAGGAGCCGCAGCTGGAGCGCGTGCAGATCCTGGGTGGTACGGATGCCGAGCGGAGAAGGGCCCTCCACCGGGGGCAGGTGCTGGCCGAGGCCACCTGCTTCGCCCGGGACCTCGTGAACGCCCCGCCGAACGAGGTCACGCCTCCGGCCCTGGCCCGCATCGCCCGGCGGATCGCCCGAGAGCGGGACCTGAGGATCCGGGTATACGGCCCCCTGCAGCTCCAGCGCATGGGCGCGGGCGCCATCCTCGCGGTGGGTCGCGGGAGCAGGCAGCCTCCGCAGCTCATCGTGCTGGAGTACCGGCCGCCCCGCGCGAACCGGACCGTGGTGATCGCGGGCAAGGGCGTTACCTTCGATGCGGGCGGGCTCGACCTCAAGACCGCGGAAGGTATGGAGACCATGAAGTCCGACTGTGCGGGAGCCGCCGCGGTGCTGGCGGCCATGCGGGCCCTTCCCGCGCTTCGGGTTCCCCACCGCGTGGTGGGGATCGTGGGGGCGGTGGAGAACCTGCTCGGGGAATCGGCGATGAAGCCCGGCGACATCGTACGGGCCCTGAACGGCAAAACCATCGAGATCACCAACACGGATGCGGAGGGCCGGGTGGTGCTCGCGGATGCCCTCAGCTACGCGGCCCGCTACCGGCCGGACGCCATCGTGGACCTCGCCACCTTGACGGGCTCCGCCATCGTGGCCCTGGGCTACCACGCGGCCGCCATTCTGGGCAACGACCGGGCCCTCATTCAGGACCTCATCCGGGCCGGGGAGGCAGCGGGGGAGCGATTGTGGGAGCTGCCCCTGTATGAGGAATTCCGGGAGGCCATCCGGAGCGAGGTGGCGGATCTCAAGAACTCCGCGGGTCGGTACGGCGGCGCCCAAAAGGGTGCTGCCTTCATCGCGGAGTTCGTGGGCGACCGGCCCTGGGCCCACCTGGACATCGCGGGGGTGGCCTTCCTGGACAAGGCCGAGGGCCAGGCCCCGCACCTGCCCAAGGGGGCCACGGGCTTCGGGGTCCGCACCCTCCTCAACTGGCTTGCGCCCCCGGAGGAGACGTGA
- a CDS encoding MBL fold metallo-hydrolase codes for MKITYLGHACFLLETQAGRRILVDPYNEQVGYPMQPVPADLVLISHEHFDHNHVALASGSPRVIRGLRDEGRDWADVQETVDGIEIRTVRTYHDETQGSQRGKNAMFWVVADGLRILHAGDLGHALDPQTAAQAQNPDIFLVPVGGYYTIDAATADRVIAQLHPRVVVPMHYRTEVNPDWPIAPLDPFLANKQNIKRVGHTVEIKDLPATQEIWVMAWKA; via the coding sequence ATGAAGATCACCTATCTGGGGCATGCGTGCTTTCTGCTGGAGACCCAAGCGGGCAGGCGCATTCTCGTGGACCCCTACAACGAGCAGGTGGGTTACCCCATGCAGCCCGTGCCTGCGGATCTGGTGCTCATCAGCCACGAGCACTTCGACCACAACCACGTGGCCCTCGCAAGCGGTTCCCCGCGGGTGATCCGGGGCCTCCGGGATGAGGGCCGGGACTGGGCGGATGTACAGGAGACGGTGGACGGCATCGAGATCCGGACGGTGCGCACCTACCACGACGAGACCCAGGGCTCCCAGCGGGGCAAGAACGCCATGTTCTGGGTGGTGGCGGACGGACTGCGCATCCTCCATGCGGGCGACCTCGGCCACGCCCTGGATCCTCAGACCGCGGCGCAGGCCCAGAACCCGGACATCTTCCTGGTCCCCGTAGGGGGCTACTACACCATCGACGCGGCCACCGCGGATCGGGTGATCGCGCAGCTCCACCCCCGGGTGGTGGTTCCCATGCACTACCGGACGGAAGTGAACCCGGACTGGCCCATCGCTCCCCTCGACCCGTTCCTGGCCAACAAGCAGAACATCAAGCGGGTGGGCCACACGGTGGAGATCAAGGATCTGCCCGCCACCCAGGAGATCTGGGTTATGGCGTGGAAGGCTTAG
- a CDS encoding aspartate carbamoyltransferase catalytic subunit, translating to MKILRKDLLDLRSLTVGQVQSLLDLSRTALQGALPAGALQGRVVAMVFFEPSTRTRTSFELAARRLGAEVLVFDVARSSVQKGESLLDTARTLEAMGVDAIVLRHSSSGAPHFVARHVRCSVINAGDGMHEHPTQGLLDLLTIREIKGRIAGLRVVILGDILHSRVARSTAYGLGLLGARVVLCGPATLLPPSVDIPNASLTVRIEEALEGADVVIPLRMQVERAAAAFVPSLGEFARLYALTPHRLRRAKPDAIVMHPGPMNLGVEITPEVAYGPQSVILRQVAHGVAVRMAVLYDLLATAPARPELRPVAQRMAAGVS from the coding sequence ATGAAGATCCTCCGTAAGGATTTGCTCGACCTGCGGAGCCTCACCGTGGGGCAGGTGCAATCCCTCCTGGATCTTTCCCGCACCGCGCTCCAGGGGGCGTTGCCTGCCGGTGCCCTTCAGGGCCGCGTGGTGGCCATGGTCTTCTTCGAACCCAGCACCCGCACCCGCACCTCCTTTGAGCTGGCCGCCCGCCGTCTGGGTGCGGAGGTTCTGGTCTTCGACGTGGCCCGCAGCTCCGTGCAGAAGGGCGAGTCCCTGCTCGACACGGCACGCACCCTGGAGGCCATGGGGGTGGATGCCATCGTGCTCCGGCACAGCAGCTCCGGAGCCCCGCACTTCGTGGCCCGGCACGTACGGTGCAGCGTGATCAACGCGGGGGACGGGATGCACGAGCATCCCACGCAGGGCCTGCTGGATCTCCTCACCATCCGGGAGATCAAGGGCCGCATCGCGGGACTCCGGGTGGTCATCCTGGGCGACATCCTCCACAGCCGGGTGGCCCGCTCCACCGCGTACGGCCTGGGACTTCTGGGAGCCCGGGTGGTGCTGTGCGGTCCGGCGACCCTGCTGCCTCCCTCCGTGGACATCCCGAACGCTTCCCTGACCGTGCGGATCGAGGAGGCCCTGGAGGGTGCGGATGTGGTAATACCCCTGCGGATGCAGGTGGAACGGGCGGCCGCGGCCTTCGTCCCTTCCCTAGGGGAGTTCGCGCGCCTGTATGCCCTCACCCCGCACCGCCTTCGCCGGGCCAAGCCGGACGCCATCGTGATGCACCCCGGCCCCATGAACCTGGGGGTGGAGATCACGCCGGAGGTGGCCTACGGACCGCAATCCGTGATCCTCCGTCAGGTGGCGCACGGTGTGGCGGTGCGCATGGCGGTCCTGTACGACCTGCTGGCGACTGCCCCGGCCCGTCCGGAGTTGCGGCCCGTGGCACAGCGGATGGCGGCAGGCGTGTCCTAG
- a CDS encoding dihydroorotase, producing MERLWIAGGRVVDPASGRDEVADVLVEGGRIVAVARGMRPGGASVLDARSLVVAPGLVDLHVHLRDPGQTHKEDIASGTRAAARGGVTSVVCMANTKPPVDDPVVVEYIRSRAREAGAVRVYPVGAVTKGLEGKELSPIGALATAGVVGLSDDGRPISDAGLLRRAMLYSRMFDLPILEHCEDPSLSAGGVMHEGEVSVRLGLRGIPRSAEEVVVARDLVLAEETGAHVHIQHVSTRGSVRLIREAKTRGVRVTAEVTPHHLALTDESLEGYDPNFKMNPPLRSAEDVEALLEGLRDGTLDCIATDHAPHAPAEKLVEFDAAPFGVIGLETLLGVVLTRLVWQEGWPLGRALSLVTDRPARILGLPGGRLQAGAPADLVLLDPGREWVVDPDRFHSKSRNTPFGGWTLRGRVLATLVEGRVVWMEEEEKARLLPVGSGAE from the coding sequence GTGGAGCGGTTGTGGATTGCGGGCGGCCGGGTGGTGGACCCGGCTTCCGGCCGGGATGAGGTGGCGGACGTGTTGGTGGAGGGCGGCCGCATCGTGGCCGTGGCGCGGGGAATGCGGCCCGGGGGAGCGAGCGTCCTCGACGCCCGGAGTCTGGTGGTGGCTCCGGGACTCGTGGATCTCCACGTGCACCTCCGGGACCCGGGACAGACCCACAAGGAGGACATCGCCTCCGGCACCCGGGCCGCGGCCCGCGGCGGGGTGACGAGCGTGGTGTGCATGGCCAACACGAAGCCACCCGTGGACGACCCCGTGGTGGTGGAGTACATCCGGAGCCGGGCGCGGGAAGCCGGAGCGGTGCGCGTGTACCCCGTGGGTGCCGTCACGAAGGGGCTGGAGGGCAAGGAGCTGAGCCCCATTGGGGCCCTCGCGACGGCGGGCGTGGTGGGCCTCTCGGATGATGGCCGGCCCATCTCCGATGCCGGACTGCTCCGTCGGGCCATGCTCTACAGCCGGATGTTCGACCTCCCCATCCTCGAGCACTGCGAGGATCCCTCCCTCTCCGCGGGAGGAGTCATGCACGAGGGGGAGGTGAGCGTCCGGTTGGGCCTGCGGGGTATCCCCCGAAGCGCGGAGGAGGTGGTGGTGGCCCGGGATCTCGTGCTGGCGGAGGAGACCGGAGCCCACGTGCACATCCAGCACGTCAGCACCCGGGGATCCGTGCGCCTTATCCGGGAGGCCAAAACACGGGGCGTGCGGGTCACCGCGGAAGTCACCCCCCACCATCTCGCCCTCACGGACGAGAGCCTGGAGGGGTACGATCCGAACTTCAAGATGAATCCTCCCCTGCGGAGCGCGGAGGACGTGGAGGCCCTGCTGGAGGGCCTGCGGGACGGAACCCTGGACTGCATCGCCACGGACCACGCCCCGCACGCTCCTGCAGAGAAGCTGGTGGAGTTCGATGCGGCGCCCTTCGGGGTCATCGGACTGGAGACGCTGCTCGGCGTGGTGCTCACCCGGCTCGTGTGGCAGGAGGGGTGGCCTCTAGGGAGGGCACTCTCCCTCGTCACGGACCGGCCCGCGCGGATCCTGGGATTGCCGGGCGGCCGGCTGCAGGCGGGTGCTCCCGCGGACCTGGTGCTCCTCGACCCCGGGCGGGAGTGGGTGGTGGATCCGGATCGGTTCCACAGCAAATCCCGCAACACGCCCTTCGGAGGGTGGACCCTGCGGGGGAGGGTGCTGGCGACCCTGGTGGAGGGCCGCGTCGTGTGGATGGAGGAAGAAGAGAAGGCTAGGCTGCTCCCCGTGGGCTCGGGTGCGGAATGA
- a CDS encoding dihydroorotate dehydrogenase, producing MTVDLSVEIAGVRFPNPVLCAAGPLGHGREFAQVVDLGAFGGFVTKSITLEPREGNPRPDLVEVDGGLLNSVGLRNPGLAAFLTKDLPFLRTLGIPIIASLAGHSVAEFRELAGWLTEAEGIAALELNVSCPNVENGLVFGTDPELLRELVRAVREVVHRPLFVKLTPNVTDIVSVARAAAGAGADALSLVNTLLGMAIDVRTRRPKLGGITGGLSGPPLRPVAVRMVFEVRRAVAVPLIGMGGIENAEHAAEFFLAGASAVAVASATLKNPRVARELVEGLRTYLATQGMRSIRELVGALELPHAARA from the coding sequence ATGACCGTGGATCTATCGGTGGAGATCGCGGGGGTACGGTTTCCGAACCCCGTGCTGTGCGCCGCGGGGCCCTTGGGGCACGGCCGGGAATTCGCCCAGGTGGTGGATCTTGGGGCCTTCGGCGGGTTCGTCACCAAGTCCATCACCCTGGAACCCCGGGAGGGGAACCCGCGGCCGGATCTGGTGGAGGTGGACGGCGGCTTGCTCAACTCGGTGGGGTTGCGCAATCCAGGCCTTGCCGCTTTCCTCACCAAGGACCTCCCGTTCCTGCGTACCCTGGGGATCCCCATCATCGCCAGCCTTGCGGGACACTCCGTCGCGGAGTTCCGGGAACTCGCCGGTTGGCTCACGGAGGCGGAGGGGATCGCGGCCTTGGAGCTCAACGTGAGCTGCCCCAACGTGGAGAACGGGCTCGTGTTCGGCACGGACCCGGAGCTCCTCCGGGAGCTGGTGCGGGCCGTGCGGGAGGTGGTGCACCGTCCCCTGTTCGTGAAGCTCACCCCCAACGTCACGGACATCGTCTCCGTGGCCCGGGCCGCGGCAGGTGCGGGGGCGGATGCCCTCAGCCTGGTTAACACCCTCCTCGGGATGGCCATTGACGTGCGCACCCGCCGGCCCAAGCTGGGCGGAATTACCGGAGGGCTTTCGGGGCCCCCTCTCCGACCCGTGGCGGTGCGCATGGTGTTCGAGGTGCGCCGGGCGGTTGCCGTCCCGCTCATCGGCATGGGGGGAATCGAGAACGCGGAGCACGCGGCGGAGTTCTTCCTGGCCGGTGCTTCCGCAGTGGCCGTCGCCTCCGCCACCCTGAAGAACCCACGGGTTGCCCGGGAGCTCGTGGAAGGGTTGCGGACGTATCTCGCCACGCAGGGGATGCGGTCCATCCGGGAACTGGTGGGCGCCCTGGAGCTTCCCCATGCCGCACGTGCCTGA
- the pyrF gene encoding orotidine-5'-phosphate decarboxylase, giving the protein MPHVPELIVALDVSGFREAERLVRLLRPAVAFFKVGPVLFTACGPEAVRMVHDHGARVFLDLKFFDIPHVVAAAVRQAARLGVSMLTVHTLGGREMLRAAAQAAREAESPPRLIGVTLPTSLDEEEARSVGIADGLAEAVLRLGRLAREAGLDGAVCGVREVADLKHNLGAEFLAVVPGIRPRAVEGDDQARTGDVRSAVAAGADYVVVGRPILQASDPLAAARSLMQALTPEPP; this is encoded by the coding sequence ATGCCGCACGTGCCTGAGCTCATCGTGGCCCTGGACGTATCGGGGTTCCGGGAGGCAGAGCGGCTCGTGCGCCTGCTGCGGCCCGCGGTGGCGTTCTTCAAGGTGGGCCCCGTGCTGTTCACCGCCTGCGGTCCAGAAGCGGTGCGTATGGTGCACGACCACGGGGCCCGGGTGTTCCTGGACCTGAAGTTCTTCGACATCCCGCACGTGGTGGCCGCGGCGGTGCGACAGGCGGCCCGGTTGGGGGTCTCCATGCTCACCGTGCACACCCTCGGGGGAAGGGAGATGCTCCGGGCGGCGGCGCAGGCGGCGAGGGAGGCGGAGAGCCCGCCGCGCCTCATCGGGGTTACCCTCCCCACCAGCCTGGATGAGGAGGAGGCGCGCTCCGTGGGGATCGCGGACGGGCTTGCGGAGGCCGTCCTGCGACTGGGAAGGCTTGCCCGGGAGGCGGGACTGGATGGCGCGGTGTGCGGGGTGCGCGAGGTGGCCGATCTGAAACACAACCTGGGCGCGGAATTCCTCGCGGTGGTGCCGGGCATCCGACCGCGGGCGGTGGAGGGCGACGACCAGGCCCGCACCGGAGATGTCCGCAGCGCGGTGGCCGCGGGCGCGGACTACGTGGTGGTGGGCCGGCCCATCCTCCAGGCCTCCGATCCTCTCGCGGCAGCCCGGTCCCTGATGCAGGCCCTGACCCCGGAACCACCATGA
- the pyrE gene encoding orotate phosphoribosyltransferase produces MTRGPAEQEILEIFRRVGALLEGHFLLTSGLHSPAYVQCALLLQYPDLAARVAAPLAEVFRTRGVEVVVGPALGAIPLVYELARQLNARAIWAERTDGHLALRRSFTVGRGERVLVAEDVVTTGGSVREVLDLVRSAGAEVVGVAALVDRTGGRDPGFGAPFAAVLHLDLETFAPASCPLCREGVPLVKPGSRMFTKSERSDVEG; encoded by the coding sequence ATGACCCGCGGACCCGCGGAGCAGGAAATCCTGGAAATCTTCCGGAGGGTGGGAGCGCTGCTCGAGGGCCACTTCCTGCTCACCAGCGGCCTCCACAGCCCCGCCTACGTGCAGTGCGCCCTCCTGTTGCAGTACCCGGACCTCGCGGCGCGTGTGGCGGCCCCCCTGGCAGAGGTTTTCCGCACCAGGGGTGTGGAGGTGGTGGTGGGCCCTGCTTTGGGAGCGATTCCCCTGGTCTACGAGCTCGCGCGTCAGCTCAACGCCCGCGCCATCTGGGCGGAGCGCACGGACGGGCACCTGGCCCTGCGACGGTCCTTTACCGTGGGCCGGGGAGAGCGGGTGCTGGTGGCGGAGGATGTGGTGACCACCGGCGGATCCGTGCGGGAGGTGCTGGATCTGGTGCGGTCCGCGGGGGCCGAGGTGGTGGGGGTGGCGGCCCTGGTGGACCGTACCGGGGGACGCGACCCGGGGTTCGGAGCGCCGTTTGCGGCCGTGTTGCACCTGGATCTGGAGACCTTCGCTCCCGCGTCCTGTCCCCTCTGCCGGGAGGGCGTGCCCCTCGTGAAGCCGGGAAGCAGGATGTTCACAAAATCCGAACGATCCGACGTAGAAGGCTGA